A stretch of the Borreliella spielmanii genome encodes the following:
- the rplS gene encoding 50S ribosomal protein L19 has product MDLIRKIEAQNKRDEAFVFNVGDTVKVVYKIIEGNNERLQSFEGIIISLQNKGIGKTFLVRKISSGIGVEKIFPVYSPIIEKVEVLRRGKVRRAKLYYMRNRIGKAAMKIKERLNIKKG; this is encoded by the coding sequence ATGGATTTGATAAGAAAAATTGAAGCTCAGAATAAAAGAGATGAGGCTTTTGTTTTTAATGTAGGAGATACTGTAAAGGTTGTTTATAAAATTATTGAAGGTAATAATGAAAGGTTGCAGAGCTTTGAGGGAATTATTATTTCTTTGCAAAATAAGGGAATTGGCAAAACATTTTTGGTTAGAAAAATTTCTTCAGGAATAGGTGTTGAAAAAATTTTTCCAGTATATTCTCCTATTATAGAAAAAGTTGAAGTTTTAAGAAGGGGAAAGGTTAGAAGGGCTAAGCTTTATTATATGAGGAATAGAATTGGCAAGGCTGCTATGAAGATAAAGGAGCGTCTTAATATTAAAAAAG
- the trmD gene encoding tRNA (guanosine(37)-N1)-methyltransferase TrmD has product MKFTVISLFPAIIKPFFENSIMKKAINKGIVSFELVNVRDFSKDKHKRCDDLPYGGGAGMVLRAEPMSFALEHVKATKKTTIFLSPSGIKYTQELAHSLSKREEIVIICGRYEGIDQRIMDLYVDFEISIGDYVLSSGEIAALVLIDSVYRLIDGVINPNSLLEESFGIKNGLLEYPHYTRPYDFMGIKVPEVLISGHHENIKNWRLFKAIEKTKKNRYDLYLKYLKKIGEDNGFDKKN; this is encoded by the coding sequence ATGAAATTTACGGTTATATCACTTTTTCCAGCAATAATTAAGCCATTTTTTGAAAATTCAATAATGAAAAAAGCTATTAACAAGGGAATAGTAAGTTTTGAGCTTGTTAATGTTAGAGATTTTTCAAAAGATAAGCATAAAAGGTGCGATGATTTGCCCTACGGAGGCGGTGCCGGGATGGTATTAAGGGCTGAGCCTATGTCTTTTGCTCTTGAACATGTAAAAGCCACCAAGAAAACAACAATATTTTTAAGTCCTTCTGGCATAAAGTATACCCAAGAGTTAGCACATTCCTTGTCAAAAAGAGAAGAAATTGTTATAATTTGTGGAAGATATGAAGGAATTGATCAACGTATTATGGATTTATATGTTGATTTTGAGATTTCTATTGGAGATTATGTTTTATCTTCAGGGGAGATTGCGGCTCTTGTTTTAATAGATAGTGTATATAGATTAATAGATGGAGTAATAAATCCCAATTCTTTATTAGAAGAATCATTTGGCATTAAAAATGGTTTGCTTGAATATCCCCATTATACTAGGCCTTATGATTTTATGGGGATAAAGGTTCCAGAAGTTCTTATTTCAGGGCATCATGAGAATATAAAGAATTGGAGGCTTTTTAAAGCTATAGAAAAAACTAAAAAAAATAGATATGATTTATACCTTAAATATTTAAAGAAAATAGGAGAAGATAATGGATTTGATAAGAAAAATTGA
- the rimM gene encoding ribosome maturation factor RimM (Essential for efficient processing of 16S rRNA): MFVKGVILSSYGVNGYARIKSISNNFCDFINLKNNKVLLKKSNGFAIEVKVVDVNIKSNSLFLKFEGINTPELVKPLIGFELWVDDSLASSLKEGEYYLGKLIGYTVVNDNRKLGEVVAFFEYLNNVFLEVKVGIKFFFIPFLSIYIGDIDTGEKTIELKVLDLLK, encoded by the coding sequence ATGTTTGTTAAAGGCGTAATATTATCGTCTTATGGAGTTAATGGATATGCTAGGATTAAAAGCATATCCAATAATTTTTGTGATTTTATTAACCTAAAGAACAATAAAGTCCTTTTAAAAAAAAGTAATGGTTTTGCTATTGAAGTTAAAGTTGTAGATGTTAATATAAAGAGTAATTCTTTATTTTTGAAGTTTGAAGGGATTAATACCCCAGAGTTAGTTAAGCCTTTGATTGGTTTTGAATTGTGGGTGGATGATTCGCTTGCATCGAGTTTAAAAGAAGGCGAATATTATTTGGGGAAATTGATTGGATATACTGTTGTTAATGATAATAGAAAGTTGGGAGAAGTTGTAGCTTTTTTTGAATATTTAAACAATGTATTTCTTGAGGTCAAAGTGGGTATTAAATTTTTTTTTATTCCCTTTTTGAGTATTTATATTGGAGATATAGATACAGGAGAAAAAACAATTGAGCTTAAGGTTTTAGATCTTTTAAAATGA